The segment CTGCGGCATACAATATTGTTTTAAACCCTAAGAAGTTTGACGTAATAGTTACAACAAATCTTTTTGGAGATATTCTCTCAGATGAAGCAGCAGGTATTGCAGGAAGTCTTGGATTAGCTGCAAGTGCAAATATTGGAGAAAAATATGCATTATTTGAACCTGTTCATGGAGTTGCTTTTGATATAGCTGGAAAAGGAGTTGCTAATCCAGTAGCTGCAATACTTTCGCTTTCAATGCTCTTAAAACATATTGGATACAAAAATGAAGCAATAAAAATAGAAAAAGCGATCGAAAAAATCCTTTTTGAATCAAAAAACTTAACACCTGATTTAGGTGGCTCTTCTTCTACAAACGAAATCACTGAGGTAATTATAAAAGAAATAAGCAAGGAATAAAGCTAAAAAATTTATTCAAAATCTTTATAAATTAATTTTTTATATAATTTTTGATGTAAAATGAGAATAGCAACTTTTTCACCTAAAAATAATTTAAATGAAATAAAAGTTGGAATTGTATTTAATGAAAATAAAATAATGGATGTTAATGCTGCATACACATTTTATCTAGAAAATGAATTAGAAGTTTCAGATTCTAAGCAAATTGCTAATGCCATTATGCCAAATGATATGTTAAGTGTTATTAAAAGATATGCGATATTTAGTAGAGAATTAAATGATTTAATTAAGTATATTAAAAAGTTAAAAGAAAATGAGATAAAAAAGCATAATATTTTTTATAATTTAAATGAAGTTAAATTTAGACCACCAATAATTAATCCATCTAAAATTGTTTGTATAGGATTAAATTATGAAGAATATAGAAGGATGCTTGGTTACGAGAAACCTGAAGTCCCATATTTCTTCCTTAAAGCTCCTTCAACTTTAATAGGTCATGAAGATATAGTATATATTCCTCAGGGAAAAATTCCAGAAACTTCTTCTAATTGTCTTTTTCATGAATTTGAGCTTGCTTTTATAATAGGTAAAAAAGCAAAATTTGTTTCAAAAGAAGATGCTGAAAAATATATTTTTGGATATACTATATTTAATGATATAACAGCTCACGATATTGAAATGAAGAAAATTGGACATTTTTCATATCAACAAAGATCAAAAGCATTTGATACCTTTTCTCCAATAGGACCGTGGATTGTTACTAAGGATCAATTAAAGGATGTTGATAATTTAAAAATAATTAGAAGGAGAAATGGAATAGTAGAGTGCGAGTCCAATACTCGTAATATGATATTTAAAATACCGGAAATAATCGAATTTTTAACTGAAATGATGACTTTAGAACCAGGAGATATAGTATCAACAGCAAGTCCACCAGCAGGTCCTGAAAATGGTTTAAAAGATGGAGATATAATCGAAGCTGAGATAGAAGGAATTGGAGTATTAAAAAATTATGTTAAATTAGCTAAAAAATAAAAAATAAAAGGATTTTAATTTATTAAATTTAACTTCTTAAGTTCTAATGCTACGTCTTTTAAACCAAGTTGAATTAATTTCTCACTTTTTGGACGTCCTGTTTCTATATCCCATCCTCTTAATTCATAATATTCATTTAATAATTTTTTGAATTTTTCTCTATCTAATTTTTCACGTTTTCCTAATGGTCCTATGAAAAATTCTTCATATTCAAAGTATGGAATAATAGATTCATCATCTTTTCTTGAACGATTATGATTTCTTATTTGTATTGCTCTTTCTAAATTAAATATTCTTTCAGTAATTTTATCTAATTCTTCTTTACTTATATCTAAACCAGTAACAGTTTTAAAGAAATAATATTCGATTAATGGTCCTTCTATAACCCCTTTGGAAGTCTCTATTCTAGCATAATGGTCTTCTGTAGCTAAACTAAATATTCTTGGAAAAGCCCAATCACATAATATAAGAGAATCTTTTAAAACACTACGATGTTGATGCCATATCGCAGGTTGAGCTTTATATTCATAAGGGGTTTCTAAATCTGTTGCTTTTCTTGATCCATAAATTCTTTCAGAAATTTTATATATATCTTCCCATTTTATAACTTTAGACCACATACTTACACCTGCAACATAATCATGTGAAGAACTAAATGGATCCCTTGTATCCGTAGCCCATTGTAATGCAGATACTATCCATACTGGATAAAATATTGGATTTATTTTATCTCCTCTACCATCCCAATGACCAGTATATCCATAAGCAGCCCAGAATAATGGAATATATTCTTTTCCAATATTTAAAATTTCT is part of the Nitrososphaerota archaeon genome and harbors:
- a CDS encoding fumarylacetoacetate hydrolase family protein; its protein translation is MRIATFSPKNNLNEIKVGIVFNENKIMDVNAAYTFYLENELEVSDSKQIANAIMPNDMLSVIKRYAIFSRELNDLIKYIKKLKENEIKKHNIFYNLNEVKFRPPIINPSKIVCIGLNYEEYRRMLGYEKPEVPYFFLKAPSTLIGHEDIVYIPQGKIPETSSNCLFHEFELAFIIGKKAKFVSKEDAEKYIFGYTIFNDITAHDIEMKKIGHFSYQQRSKAFDTFSPIGPWIVTKDQLKDVDNLKIIRRRNGIVECESNTRNMIFKIPEIIEFLTEMMTLEPGDIVSTASPPAGPENGLKDGDIIEAEIEGIGVLKNYVKLAKK
- a CDS encoding aldehyde ferredoxin oxidoreductase C-terminal domain-containing protein, with protein sequence MLSRIFAWLRKLKQEGILTHVDEMEIDLNNPKFWCTLLKKIAYREGKIGNALAEGGPRAAEILNIGKEYIPLFWAAYGYTGHWDGRGDKINPIFYPVWIVSALQWATDTRDPFSSSHDYVAGVSMWSKVIKWEDIYKISERIYGSRKATDLETPYEYKAQPAIWHQHRSVLKDSLILCDWAFPRIFSLATEDHYARIETSKGVIEGPLIEYYFFKTVTGLDISKEELDKITERIFNLERAIQIRNHNRSRKDDESIIPYFEYEEFFIGPLGKREKLDREKFKKLLNEYYELRGWDIETGRPKSEKLIQLGLKDVALELKKLNLIN